The proteins below are encoded in one region of Acanthochromis polyacanthus isolate Apoly-LR-REF ecotype Palm Island chromosome 4, KAUST_Apoly_ChrSc, whole genome shotgun sequence:
- the tmem47 gene encoding transmembrane protein 47, whose protein sequence is MASSVGGAEENRVSALTPLKLVGLVCVFLALCLDVGAVLSPAWVTADDQYYLSLWVSCWKPVSSVDWSCSSTLAADWQIAMLALLLGGAALTLLAFLMALVVLRCFGSWSHCYKVVAIMLFSAVVLQVCSLVLFPIKFIESVSLRVYHEFNWGYGLAWGSTIFSFGGAILYCLNPKNYEDYY, encoded by the exons ATGGCCTCGTCCGTCGGCGGAGCAGAGGAGAACCGGGTGTCCGCGCTGACGCCCCTCAAGCTGGTGGGTCTGGTGTGCGTGTTCCTGGCGCTGTGCCTGGACGTGGGGGCCGTGCTGAGCCCCGCGTGGGTCACGGCGGACGACCAGTACTACCTGTCCCTGTGGGTGTCCTGCTGGAAGCCCGTCAGCTCCGTGGACTGGTCCTGCAGCAGCACGTTGGCCGCCG ACTGGCAGATCGCCATGCTGGCCCTGCTGCTGGGAGGAGCTGCCCTCACCCTGCTGGCCTTCCTCATGGCTCTGGTGGTCTTGCGCTGCTTCGGCTCCTGGAGTCACTGCTACAAAGTGGTGGCCATCATGCTCTTCTCTGCAG TGGTGCTCCAGGTTTGCAGCTTGGTTCTGTTTCCCATCAAGTTCATAGAATCTGTCAGCCTGAGGGTCTACCATGAGTTCAACTGGGGCTACGGACTCGCCTGGGGATCCACCATCTTCTCTTTTGGAGGCGCCATCCTCTACTGCCTCAACCCCAAGAACTACGAAGACTACTACTAA